The following are encoded in a window of Cervus canadensis isolate Bull #8, Minnesota chromosome 11, ASM1932006v1, whole genome shotgun sequence genomic DNA:
- the LOC122449617 gene encoding ferritin heavy chain-like: MTTASPSKVSQNYHQDSEAAVNRQINLELYASFVYLSMSYYFDRDDVALKNFAKYFLHQSHEEREHAERLMKLQNQRGGRIFLQDIRKPDRDDWENGLNEMECALCLERSVNQSLLELHKLATEKNDPHLCDFIETHYLNEQGEAIKELGDHVTNLRKMGAPGSGMAEYLFDKHTLGHSES; encoded by the coding sequence ATGACGACCGCATCCCCCTCGAAGGTGAGCCAGAACTACCACCAGGACTCGGAGGCCGCCGTCAACCGCCAGATCAACCTGGAGCTCTACGCCTCCTTTGTGTACCTGTCCATGTCCTACTATTTTGACCGCGATGATGTGGCTTTGAAGAACTTTGCCAAGTACTTTCTTCACCAATCTCATGAGGAGAGGGAACATGCTGAGAGACTAATGAAGCTGCAGAACCAGCGAGGCGGCCGAATCTTCCTTCAGGATATCAGGAAACCAGACCGTGATGACTGGGAGAATGGGCTGAATGAAATGGAATGTGCGCTGTGCTTGGAAAGAAGTGTGAATCAATCACTACTGGAACTGCACAAACTGGCCACTGAAAAAAATGATCCCCATCTGTGTGATTTCATTGAGACTCATTACCTGAATGAGCAGGGGGAAGCCATCAAAGAGTTGGGTGACCATGTAACCAACCTGCGCAAGATGGGGGCCCCTGGATCTGGCATGGCAGAGTACCTCTTTGACAAGCACACCCTGGGACACAGTGAGAGCTAA